The Snodgrassella alvi wkB2 genome window below encodes:
- a CDS encoding ammonium transporter produces the protein MKLIDKCVVMTALLLPLPLLAADLSGWWRPLSEINAGNTAWVMTSAVLVLLMTVPGLALFYGGMVRKKNVLGTMMHSFVVAALVSVLWMIIGYSLAFTPGNSFIGGLDRFMLGGMGLDKTREMTTIVNGDGTVPESVFMFFQMTFAIISTAIVTGAFAERLKFSALLLFSGFWVTCVYAPVCHWVWGGGFMSDTQTPVLDFAGGTVVHINAGVAGLVAALVIGKRLGYGKDVMAPHNMVLTLTGAAMLWVGWFGFNAGSAGAADASAGMAMAVTQIAAASAALTWMLCEKLAGHKPSALGMASGAVSGLVGITPAAGFVGPQAALVIGVLTAVAAYFAAVYLKRRFGYDDSLDAFGIHGFGGIVGSILTGLLFSNAIFGGEATLGSQLLAQIKDVAITIVYSVIMTYLILKIVAIVCRGLRIDHDSEREGMDVSIHGERIE, from the coding sequence ATGAAGTTGATTGATAAATGTGTAGTAATGACAGCTCTGTTATTACCATTGCCGCTACTGGCTGCTGATTTGTCCGGATGGTGGCGACCGCTGTCAGAGATAAATGCAGGTAATACAGCATGGGTAATGACTTCTGCCGTACTGGTTTTGCTGATGACTGTTCCGGGTCTGGCATTGTTTTATGGCGGAATGGTACGAAAAAAAAATGTATTGGGTACCATGATGCACAGCTTTGTCGTTGCTGCGCTGGTGAGTGTGCTGTGGATGATAATAGGCTATTCGTTAGCTTTTACCCCGGGTAATTCATTTATTGGTGGTTTGGATCGATTTATGCTTGGTGGTATGGGGCTGGATAAAACCAGAGAAATGACTACTATTGTTAATGGAGATGGTACTGTTCCTGAATCAGTATTCATGTTTTTTCAAATGACCTTCGCCATTATATCTACGGCTATTGTAACAGGTGCTTTTGCCGAACGTCTGAAATTTTCAGCCTTATTGTTATTTTCCGGTTTTTGGGTTACTTGTGTTTATGCGCCGGTATGTCACTGGGTCTGGGGCGGGGGCTTTATGAGTGATACACAAACTCCGGTTCTGGATTTTGCCGGCGGAACGGTTGTGCACATTAATGCCGGTGTTGCCGGACTGGTAGCTGCACTGGTGATTGGTAAACGTCTGGGGTACGGTAAAGATGTAATGGCACCACATAATATGGTACTTACTCTAACCGGTGCTGCGATGTTATGGGTTGGCTGGTTTGGTTTTAATGCCGGTTCAGCTGGTGCTGCGGATGCTTCTGCCGGTATGGCTATGGCTGTGACTCAGATAGCAGCAGCTTCAGCAGCATTAACATGGATGTTATGTGAAAAACTGGCAGGACATAAACCTTCTGCATTGGGTATGGCTTCTGGTGCGGTGTCCGGTCTGGTAGGCATTACACCTGCTGCCGGGTTTGTCGGTCCACAGGCTGCATTGGTAATCGGAGTATTGACAGCTGTTGCTGCTTATTTTGCCGCAGTGTATTTAAAACGCAGATTTGGTTATGATGATTCGCTTGATGCCTTTGGTATTCATGGCTTTGGCGGTATCGTTGGTTCAATTTTAACTGGTTTGCTGTTCAGTAACGCCATTTTTGGCGGTGAGGCGACTTTAGGTAGTCAACTGCTGGCTCAGATTAAAGATGTGGCTATTACAATTGTATACAGCGTAATTATGACTTATCTTATTCTTAAAATTGTGGCAATTGTATGTCGCGGTTTACGTATTGATCATGATTCAGAACGCGAAGGTATGGATGTGAGTATCCATGGTGAACGTATTGAATAA
- a CDS encoding P-II family nitrogen regulator has translation MKKITAMIKPFKLDDVREALAEIGVQGMTVSEVKGFGRQKGHTEIYRGAEYEVDFLPKIKIEIVLVDDLVERAVEAIMTCASTGKVGDGKIFVSAVEQVVRIRTGESGSDAV, from the coding sequence ATGAAAAAAATCACAGCGATGATTAAACCATTCAAGCTGGATGATGTACGTGAAGCACTGGCTGAAATAGGTGTGCAAGGAATGACTGTCAGTGAGGTAAAAGGTTTTGGCAGGCAAAAAGGACATACTGAAATCTATCGGGGTGCAGAATATGAAGTCGATTTCTTACCTAAAATTAAAATAGAAATTGTACTCGTGGATGATCTGGTAGAGCGGGCTGTTGAAGCGATAATGACATGTGCCAGTACAGGTAAAGTGGGTGACGGCAAAATTTTTGTTTCAGCGGTTGAGCAGGTGGTGCGAATACGTACAGGTGAGTCCGGATCGGATGCTGTATAA
- a CDS encoding DUF3579 domain-containing protein — protein sequence MLICNPYEIVIQGMTNNNKRFRPSDWAERLCGILSSFDQGHRLSYHQWVRPILIDNIRCVAVDRKLEEISSTAFNFLMDFARDNDLRILDCKSLLEEQEHKQITLTDAVSQKNAETTQTQLNTIQTEIETEPQVPVNQLRELTPADISSAFAALHLLHPNIRDIAQFQDMVKIQQTEGYRLLGIFEEGKQNAVTVCGFRIVTNFASGRHIHIDDLASLHLPIADEQASQIFETLKTIAINEHCNSIHADSNVSSDSSNMHHLYLKNGFTLCSHKFSQKLD from the coding sequence ATGCTAATTTGCAATCCGTATGAAATCGTTATCCAGGGTATGACTAATAATAATAAACGTTTTCGTCCCAGTGACTGGGCCGAGCGTTTATGCGGGATATTGTCCTCTTTTGATCAGGGACATCGTCTGTCTTATCATCAATGGGTTCGTCCTATTTTAATAGATAATATTCGTTGTGTTGCCGTTGATCGTAAACTGGAAGAAATCAGCAGTACAGCATTCAATTTTCTGATGGACTTTGCCCGTGATAACGACCTACGTATTTTGGATTGCAAATCTTTATTAGAAGAGCAGGAACATAAACAAATTACACTCACCGATGCTGTATCTCAGAAAAATGCAGAAACAACACAAACACAATTAAATACAATTCAAACAGAAATAGAAACAGAACCACAGGTTCCGGTTAATCAATTACGTGAACTGACTCCTGCAGATATTAGTTCTGCTTTTGCAGCTTTGCATCTGTTACATCCCAATATTCGTGATATAGCTCAGTTTCAAGATATGGTAAAAATTCAGCAGACCGAAGGTTATCGTCTTTTGGGGATATTTGAAGAAGGTAAACAGAATGCCGTGACCGTTTGTGGCTTTCGAATTGTGACTAACTTTGCTTCTGGACGCCATATCCATATTGATGATTTAGCCAGCCTTCATTTACCCATAGCTGATGAGCAGGCTAGCCAGATTTTCGAAACATTGAAAACAATTGCAATAAATGAACACTGTAACAGTATTCATGCTGATTCAAATGTATCTTCGGATAGTAGCAATATGCATCATTTATATCTGAAAAACGGTTTTACGTTATGCAGCCATAAATTCAGCCAAAAACTTGATTAA
- the rpoH gene encoding RNA polymerase sigma factor RpoH, with protein MNTAFALPVLTGHGSLEQYIHTVNNIPMLSPEEEQDLAVRQTEGDLEAAKKLILSHLRVVVSIARGYDGYGLNQADLIQEGNIGLMKAVKRFQPSRGVRLFSFAVHWIKAEIHEFILRNWRLVRVATTKPQRKLFFNLRSMRKSMAALSNKEAQSIADDLGVKLSEVLEMEQRMTGKDMSLLAENDDDDNFAPIDWLTDSTTEPTQVLAQQAHYTLQTEGLQNALAKLDDRSRHIVESRWLADDGGLTLHDLAGEYGVSAERIRQIEAKAMQKLRGYLAEKE; from the coding sequence ATGAATACCGCTTTTGCATTACCCGTGCTGACCGGGCATGGTAGTTTGGAGCAATACATTCATACCGTAAACAATATTCCTATGCTTTCTCCCGAGGAAGAACAGGATTTAGCGGTACGCCAGACCGAAGGGGATTTAGAGGCTGCAAAAAAACTGATTTTGTCCCACTTGCGTGTAGTGGTTTCTATTGCTCGTGGTTATGATGGTTATGGTCTGAATCAGGCTGATTTGATTCAGGAAGGCAATATTGGTTTGATGAAAGCGGTAAAACGCTTTCAGCCAAGTCGTGGCGTACGTTTATTTTCGTTTGCGGTACATTGGATTAAAGCTGAAATACATGAATTTATTTTACGTAACTGGCGTTTGGTGCGTGTAGCTACTACTAAACCACAGCGTAAATTATTCTTCAATTTACGCAGTATGCGCAAATCTATGGCTGCGTTAAGTAACAAAGAAGCACAGTCGATTGCTGATGATTTAGGTGTGAAACTGTCTGAAGTTCTGGAAATGGAACAGCGGATGACAGGTAAGGACATGTCGCTGCTGGCAGAAAATGATGATGATGATAATTTTGCACCAATAGACTGGCTGACTGACAGTACTACAGAACCAACACAAGTACTGGCACAGCAGGCGCATTACACTTTGCAGACAGAAGGTTTGCAGAATGCGCTGGCCAAACTGGATGATCGCAGTCGGCATATTGTTGAAAGTCGCTGGCTGGCAGATGATGGTGGATTAACCTTGCATGACCTGGCTGGTGAATATGGTGTATCTGCAGAGCGTATCCGCCAGATTGAAGCCAAAGCTATGCAGAAATTACGTGGCTATCTTGCTGAAAAAGAATGA
- the lnt gene encoding apolipoprotein N-acyltransferase has product MKCHAILAKAWVYWPLLFISAVLVPFTFAPYYHYWLLPVLLALLLILQSVRPQWRIRTVYLWALTAYTSLLYWIDIALHDIAGLAQIWAWPLTLILPAYLAIYPAIVFWLLGKFRFSGTICHTIVLPLLWCLAEFVRERALTGFGWGIWGYSQIADSALAGYAPVGGIFLVTLVTVASGAWLAELVLAKSWRAKISCGVALIGVWLVGAILLQFHFTQSDGTHARIALAQGNIPQSLKWDERSLQPTLQRYLDQIASTHADIVILPETAIPVMRQDMPAELLDEFTQLARSHGSALAVGIPQYTADGTGYQNAVINFTATPVTAGLPFYAKNHLVPFGEYIPFPALLGWLYSKMDMPLVGFSGGGIGQMPLQLANQHIAFNICYEDGFGDELIATAKQASLLANVSNMAWYGKSHAMQQQLQQSQARALETGRYMVRATNTGMTAIINPKGKVVAQLKPDTASVLEGEISGYKGSTPYMRLGSSWPLALISLFLLLMLGIYGHYRH; this is encoded by the coding sequence ATGAAATGTCATGCTATTTTAGCTAAAGCATGGGTGTACTGGCCGTTATTATTCATATCTGCGGTTCTGGTACCATTTACCTTTGCTCCTTATTATCATTATTGGCTATTACCAGTTTTACTGGCGTTATTGCTGATTTTGCAGAGTGTACGGCCACAATGGCGTATCAGGACAGTCTATCTGTGGGCATTAACCGCATATACATCATTACTCTACTGGATAGATATTGCTTTACATGATATTGCCGGATTAGCGCAAATTTGGGCTTGGCCGCTGACATTGATATTACCTGCTTATTTGGCCATTTATCCTGCTATAGTATTCTGGTTACTGGGTAAGTTCAGGTTTTCAGGCACTATTTGCCATACTATTGTATTACCTTTGTTATGGTGTCTGGCTGAATTTGTCCGTGAACGTGCACTAACAGGTTTTGGCTGGGGCATCTGGGGTTATAGCCAAATAGCAGATTCGGCTCTGGCCGGTTATGCACCAGTAGGTGGTATTTTTCTGGTTACACTGGTTACTGTAGCCAGTGGTGCCTGGTTGGCTGAGTTGGTACTGGCAAAAAGTTGGAGAGCAAAGATTAGCTGTGGTGTTGCATTAATAGGTGTATGGTTGGTTGGAGCGATATTATTACAGTTTCACTTTACACAGTCAGATGGCACTCATGCCAGGATTGCTCTGGCACAAGGCAATATTCCACAGTCATTAAAATGGGATGAACGGTCACTACAGCCAACCTTACAACGTTATCTTGACCAGATAGCCAGTACCCATGCAGATATTGTTATTTTGCCAGAAACAGCGATTCCGGTAATGCGTCAGGATATGCCTGCTGAACTATTAGATGAATTTACTCAGCTTGCACGCAGCCATGGTTCTGCACTCGCCGTGGGTATTCCGCAATATACGGCAGATGGAACCGGTTATCAAAATGCAGTGATTAATTTTACAGCTACTCCTGTAACAGCCGGATTGCCTTTCTATGCAAAAAATCATCTGGTTCCGTTTGGTGAGTATATTCCTTTTCCGGCTTTACTGGGCTGGCTATATAGTAAGATGGACATGCCACTGGTCGGTTTTTCTGGTGGTGGCATAGGACAAATGCCTTTACAACTGGCTAATCAGCATATTGCATTTAATATCTGTTATGAAGATGGTTTTGGAGATGAACTAATTGCTACAGCCAAACAGGCGAGTTTACTGGCAAATGTAAGCAATATGGCCTGGTATGGAAAGTCACATGCTATGCAGCAGCAATTACAGCAATCTCAGGCACGTGCATTAGAAACAGGGCGCTATATGGTTCGTGCAACCAATACAGGAATGACTGCAATTATTAATCCTAAAGGGAAAGTTGTGGCACAACTTAAACCTGATACTGCATCTGTATTAGAAGGTGAAATATCCGGTTATAAAGGTAGTACACCTTATATGCGACTCGGAAGCAGCTGGCCTTTGGCTTTGATCAGTCTGTTTTTACTGTTAATGCTAGGTATTTATGGACATTATCGCCATTGA
- a CDS encoding HlyC/CorC family transporter encodes MDESSSKPGFFERLVNRISGETPDTEEDVLQTLREAHERQVFDADTLQCLENVLDFADLEVRDAMITRSQMDVIKIDDSLDKIITYIIDTAHSRFPVIGEDKDEILGILHAKDLLKYWNKTEHFQLEQILRPAVFVPEGKSLNTLLKEFREQRNHMAIVVDEYGGTSGLVTFEDVIEPIIGDIEDEFDEDDSADNIFAVSAERFRVNAVTEIEDINAFFGTDYSDEEVDTIGGLVIQEIGHMPVRGEKITIGKLNFTIARADARRLQTLMVTVKHDVD; translated from the coding sequence ATGGACGAAAGTTCATCGAAACCCGGATTTTTTGAGCGACTGGTTAATCGTATATCTGGAGAGACGCCGGATACTGAAGAAGACGTACTGCAAACCTTGCGGGAAGCCCATGAACGACAGGTTTTTGATGCAGATACCTTACAATGTCTGGAAAATGTACTGGACTTTGCTGATCTGGAAGTACGCGACGCGATGATAACGCGCAGCCAGATGGATGTGATTAAGATTGATGATTCATTAGACAAAATTATTACTTATATCATTGATACTGCTCATTCTCGTTTTCCGGTAATTGGTGAGGATAAAGATGAAATTCTGGGTATCCTGCATGCAAAAGATTTACTCAAATACTGGAATAAAACAGAGCATTTTCAGCTAGAACAAATATTGCGTCCTGCTGTATTTGTTCCGGAAGGTAAATCACTGAATACATTGCTGAAAGAATTCCGTGAGCAACGTAATCATATGGCTATTGTTGTTGATGAATATGGCGGTACTTCCGGACTGGTGACATTTGAAGATGTAATAGAGCCTATCATTGGTGATATCGAAGATGAATTTGATGAAGATGATAGTGCTGATAATATTTTTGCAGTGTCTGCTGAGCGGTTTCGCGTTAATGCGGTGACAGAAATAGAAGATATCAATGCATTCTTCGGTACCGATTATTCTGATGAAGAAGTAGACACTATTGGCGGTCTGGTTATTCAGGAAATAGGACACATGCCAGTACGAGGTGAAAAAATTACCATTGGTAAATTAAACTTCACAATAGCCCGGGCTGATGCACGGCGCTTACAGACACTAATGGTAACTGTTAAACATGATGTAGATTAG
- the ybeY gene encoding rRNA maturation RNase YbeY, with amino-acid sequence MKIAKKKSVLQHLNQIFSLNVDNRSNASLVPTYRQWRQWIWQTCKNSYKQANIAILLCNEDEAAQFNHDYRNKNYATNVLSFALNEGESMYLPDCSELNGDLIFCPSVIEKEATDQHKSVIAHYAHLTVHGVLHLMGYDHIDDDEAEIMEALEIRILHQLGYTNPYIQDEY; translated from the coding sequence ATGAAAATTGCCAAAAAAAAGTCGGTTTTACAGCATTTGAATCAAATATTCAGTTTAAATGTCGATAATCGCAGTAATGCCAGCCTTGTTCCAACTTACAGGCAGTGGCGGCAATGGATATGGCAAACGTGTAAGAATAGTTATAAACAAGCTAATATTGCTATATTACTGTGTAATGAAGATGAGGCAGCCCAATTTAATCATGATTATCGAAACAAAAATTATGCAACTAACGTTCTGAGTTTCGCACTCAACGAAGGCGAAAGCATGTATTTGCCTGATTGTTCAGAACTCAATGGCGATCTGATTTTTTGTCCTTCGGTGATAGAAAAAGAAGCCACTGACCAACATAAATCAGTAATAGCGCATTACGCTCATCTTACTGTTCATGGTGTTTTACACCTGATGGGCTATGATCATATTGATGATGATGAAGCAGAAATTATGGAAGCGCTTGAAATTCGTATTCTGCATCAGTTAGGATATACTAATCCCTATATACAGGATGAATATTGA
- a CDS encoding roadblock/LC7 domain-containing protein has product MQEQLLVSVLSDLNSSSADITASAVISSDGLPVATLLPNGVDPDRVGAMAAALLALGNRTSRELQCDELEQVMVKGKHGYILLIQAGETNVLAVTANEGAKLGLILLDARRAARSIVDILR; this is encoded by the coding sequence ATGCAAGAACAATTACTGGTTTCGGTATTAAGTGATTTAAACAGCTCTTCGGCTGATATTACTGCATCTGCTGTAATTTCCTCCGATGGTCTGCCGGTAGCAACCTTGTTACCGAATGGTGTTGATCCAGACCGCGTTGGTGCAATGGCAGCAGCTCTGCTTGCTTTGGGTAACCGTACCTCCCGTGAGTTACAGTGTGATGAACTCGAACAGGTTATGGTAAAGGGTAAACATGGTTATATTCTGCTAATTCAGGCAGGTGAGACCAATGTGCTGGCAGTTACTGCTAACGAAGGCGCTAAGCTTGGCCTCATTTTATTGGATGCCCGCCGCGCAGCACGTAGTATTGTAGATATTTTACGCTAA
- a CDS encoding GTP-binding protein produces the protein MVENKIIFTGPVGVGKTTAIAALSDDPPVQTDASASDMTQDRKGHTTVAMDYGVIRLDEHTKVHLYGTPGQERFDFMWSILSKGSMGLILLLDNTRQNPLKDLKFFLTSFHDLLEDAPVVVGVTKMDINPQPGVDVYQQYLAQHKLNVPVFEVDARNEDDVKQLVTAMLYSIDPGLEG, from the coding sequence ATGGTTGAAAATAAAATTATATTTACCGGCCCGGTTGGGGTGGGAAAAACAACTGCCATTGCTGCATTATCGGATGATCCTCCGGTACAGACGGATGCCAGTGCTTCAGATATGACTCAGGATAGAAAAGGTCATACTACCGTTGCCATGGATTATGGTGTTATTCGGCTGGATGAGCATACTAAAGTTCATTTATACGGTACACCAGGTCAGGAGCGCTTCGATTTCATGTGGAGCATTTTGAGTAAGGGGAGTATGGGTTTAATTCTGTTGCTGGATAATACCAGACAGAATCCATTGAAAGACTTGAAGTTTTTCCTTACATCATTTCATGATTTACTAGAAGATGCCCCGGTTGTGGTTGGTGTAACTAAAATGGATATCAATCCTCAGCCGGGTGTGGATGTTTATCAGCAGTATCTGGCACAGCATAAGCTCAATGTACCTGTTTTTGAAGTTGATGCTCGTAATGAAGATGATGTAAAACAACTTGTTACTGCTATGCTGTACTCTATTGATCCAGGTTTAGAAGGGTAG
- the mltA gene encoding murein transglycosylase A, which yields MSKILPSKKFNLIRCWILCFCVLFLSACPHVRKPTDKILPGETGSVTPGKPLPRNYVFTPGKAGVSYRAVSYQELPQWPIQSFVDSLDAFKTSCSKLQMQPAWQPVCQQAARTSRHNQHARVFFETYFTPWEVSQNGQLAGTVTGYYEPMLPGDTRQTAQARFPIYGIPSDFIVVPLNAGQRQGVVRIRLTGANSGVITPNGDYTANLASFPLNEKTRALKGRISGNQLIPYYTRAQINAGALNGKAPVLGYANDPVELFFLHVQGSGQLRTPDGRMLRLSFADKNDYPYVSIGKYMANKGYLPLAQTSMQGIKAWLQQHPQQLAEVLGQNPSYVFFRASAEPASGPTGALGVPLTKGYSAAVDSHFMNLGAPLFVATTHPANGFGLNRLMMAQDTGSAINGAVRVDYFWGYGDEAGALAGKMKYPGYVWQLLPNGMLPQVK from the coding sequence ATGTCAAAAATCTTGCCATCAAAGAAATTCAACTTAATTCGCTGCTGGATACTGTGCTTCTGTGTTTTATTTCTGAGTGCCTGTCCTCATGTCCGTAAACCTACAGATAAAATTCTTCCAGGCGAAACCGGTTCAGTAACACCGGGTAAACCATTACCTCGGAATTATGTCTTTACTCCGGGGAAAGCTGGTGTCAGCTATCGGGCTGTTTCTTATCAGGAATTACCACAATGGCCGATTCAGTCATTTGTTGATAGTCTGGATGCATTCAAAACCAGTTGCAGCAAACTGCAAATGCAGCCAGCCTGGCAGCCAGTATGTCAGCAGGCAGCACGCACATCCAGACATAACCAGCATGCCAGAGTATTTTTTGAAACTTATTTCACGCCATGGGAAGTCAGCCAGAACGGACAGCTGGCCGGTACTGTAACCGGCTACTATGAACCAATGCTGCCGGGCGATACCAGACAGACTGCACAGGCGCGCTTTCCTATTTATGGTATTCCCAGCGATTTTATCGTCGTTCCGCTGAATGCCGGACAGCGTCAGGGTGTTGTACGTATCCGACTTACCGGAGCAAATAGCGGCGTCATTACACCTAACGGAGATTACACCGCTAATCTGGCCTCCTTTCCCCTGAATGAGAAAACACGGGCACTAAAAGGCCGCATCAGTGGTAACCAATTAATTCCGTATTACACCCGTGCCCAGATTAATGCAGGCGCACTTAATGGCAAAGCCCCTGTTCTGGGTTATGCTAATGATCCAGTAGAATTATTTTTTCTGCACGTACAGGGGTCGGGGCAGTTAAGAACACCTGACGGCCGGATGCTGCGCCTCAGTTTTGCTGATAAAAATGACTACCCTTATGTATCAATTGGAAAATATATGGCTAACAAAGGCTATCTGCCACTTGCACAAACCTCAATGCAGGGTATTAAAGCCTGGCTACAGCAACATCCGCAGCAATTGGCTGAAGTCTTAGGGCAAAATCCAAGCTATGTCTTTTTTCGCGCATCTGCAGAACCAGCCAGCGGACCAACCGGTGCATTGGGTGTACCCCTTACCAAAGGATATTCTGCAGCTGTCGACAGCCACTTTATGAATCTGGGTGCCCCTTTATTTGTTGCTACTACCCATCCCGCTAATGGTTTTGGTTTAAACCGGTTAATGATGGCGCAGGATACCGGCAGTGCCATTAACGGTGCAGTAAGAGTAGATTATTTCTGGGGTTATGGCGATGAAGCCGGTGCTTTGGCGGGTAAAATGAAATACCCCGGATACGTCTGGCAACTATTACCTAACGGAATGTTGCCCCAGGTTAAATAA